The following coding sequences lie in one Arachis stenosperma cultivar V10309 chromosome 5, arast.V10309.gnm1.PFL2, whole genome shotgun sequence genomic window:
- the LOC130980751 gene encoding pentatricopeptide repeat-containing protein At2g02750, with translation MARDTILLAKLVSDGLYREALNFFSKLHSCSSHTPLSFFTFPPLFKACANLSSPSHSQILHAHLLKTGFQSCLYASTALTAAYASKAMFLPDALKMFDEMPQRNVACFNAVLSGLSRNGPPGEALRVFRRIGFWALRPSSITVSCLLSDCGMWSHVVQVHCLAVKLGVEFDIYVATSLVTAYSNCGDVVSAGEVFEKMPLKSVVSYNAFVSGLLQNGVPRLVLDVFKDMMMEGFLKVKPNSVTLVSALSACAILLYACFGRQVHGLALKFASYDEVMVVTALVDMYSKCGCWRAAFDVFNAAERNNRNLITWNSMISGMMLNAQCDMAVGLFEKMASEGLQADSATWNTMISGFAQEGGCVEAFKYFREMQSNGVAPCLKTLTSLLSAFADSSALGHGKGIHGYAIRGDIDRDDFLATALVDLYMKCGRASLARGVFDRFDTKPNDPAFWNAMIGGYGRNGDYESAFEIFDRMLQEKVEPNSATFVSVLSSCSHTGQVDRGLQIFKMMKKQYGLLPKPEHFGCMVDLLGRSGQLDEARELLQELVEPPASVYDSLLGACKSYLDSDLGEEMAMKLLDIEPEKPAPLVVLSNIYAGLGRWHEVERIRGIITNKGLDKISGFSMIDVA, from the coding sequence ATGGCGCGAGACACTATTCTGCTAGCAAAATTGGTTTCAGATGGTTTATACAGAGAAGCTCTCAACTTCTTCTCGAAGCTGCACTCTTGTTCTTCCCACACCCCACTCTCCTTCTTCACATTCCCGCCACTCTTCAAAGCATGTGCCAACCTCTCTTCACCTTCCCACTCTCAAATCCTCCATGCCCATCTCCTCAAAACCGGTTTCCAATCATGCCTTTACGCCTCCACCGCCCTTACCGCTGCCTATGCCTCGAAAGCCATGTTCTTACCCGATGCTCTCAAGATGTTCGACGAAATGCCGCAACGGAATGTTGCATGTTTCAATGCGGTGCTTTCTGGGCTCTCGCGAAATGGACCTCCAGGGGAGGCTCTGAGGGTGTTCCGGCGAATTGGGTTCTGGGCCTTGAGGCCCAGCTCCATCACCGTCTCGTGTTTGCTCTCTGATTGTGGTATGTGGAGCCATGTCGTTCAGGTGCATTGCTTGGCGGTGAAGCTGGGAGTTGAGTTTGATATTTATGTTGCCACTTCGCTCGTCACTGCGTATTCAAATTGTGGTGATGTTGTTTCTGCGGGTGaggtgtttgagaaaatgcctcTGAAGAGTGTGGTGAGTTATAACGCTTTTGTTTCTGGGTTGTTGCAAAATGGGGTTCCTCGTTTGGTTTTGGACGTGTTTAAGGACATGATGATGGAGGGGTTTTTAAAGGTTAAACCCAATTCTGTTACTTTGGTGTCTGCGCTCTCTGCTTGTGCTATCTTGTTGTATGCTTGTTTTGGTAGGCAGGTTCATGGGCTTGCTTTAAAATTTGCCTCATATGATGAAGTTATGGTTGTTACTGCACTTGTGGACATGTATTCTAAGTGTGGTTGTTGGCGTGCTGCTTTCGATGTCTTCAATGCAGCTGAAAGAAACAATAGGAACTTGATCACTTGGAACTCCATGATTTCTGGGATGATGCTGAATGCACAGTGTGATATGGCTGTTGGTTTATTTGAGAAAATGGCGTCAGAAGGATTGCAAGCCGATTCGGCGACTTGGAACACCATGATCAGTGGATTTGCACAAGAAGGGGGGTGTGTTGAAGCTTTTAAGTACTTCAGGGAAATGCAATCTAATGGGGTGGCTCCATGTTTGAAGACACTTACTAGTCTTTTGTCAGCGTTTGCAGATTCATCTGCATTAGGACATGGAAAAGGGATACATGGGTATGCTATAAGAGGTGATATTGATAGGGATGATTTTCTAGCAACTGCTTTAGTTGACTTGTACATGAAATGTGGCCGTGCTTCTTTGGCACGAGGAGTTTTTGACCGATTTGATACAAAACCAAATGACCCGGCTTTTTGGAATGCAATGATAGGAGGGTATGGAAGAAATGGAGACTATGAATCAGCCTTTGAAATCTTTGATAGAATGCTACAAGAAAAAGTTGAACCAAACAGTGCAACATTTGTTAGTGTCCTATCTTCTTGCAGCCACACAGGTCAGGTAGATAGAGGAttacaaattttcaaaatgatGAAAAAACAGTATGGTTTGCTGCCAAAGCCTGAGCATTTTGGTTGCATGGTTGACCTTCTAGGTCGGTCCGGCCAGTTGGACGAAGCTCGAGAATTATTGCAAGAATTGGTCGAGCCACCTGCATCTGTTTATGATTCTTTGCTTGGTGCATGTAAGAGCTACTTGGATTCTGATCTTGGTGAAGAAATGGCTATGAAGCTTCTAGATATAGAACCAGAAAAACCAGCTCCTTTGGTGGTCTTGTCTAACATTTATGCTGGATTAGGGAGATGGCACGAGGTCGAAAGGATAAGAGGGATAATCACCAATAAAGGATTGGACAAAATCTCTGGCTTTAGTATGATTGATGTTGCATGA
- the LOC130979999 gene encoding SNF1-related protein kinase regulatory subunit gamma-1-like isoform X1, with protein sequence MAQEQECRPNTKDSKFDTYFETIQSRKKLPETLQESLTDAFAKIPVSSFPKVPGGKVIEISADSSVGEAVKILSESNILAAPVKDPNAGTSSDWRNRYLGIIDYSAIILWVLESAELAAIAISAGTATAAGVGAGTIGALGALALGVTGPAAIAGLTAAAVGAAVAGGVAADKGIGKDAPLAAANLGEDFYKVLLEEEPFKSTTVRSILKSYRWAPFVPVATNSVMLTVLLLLSKYRLRNVPVIEPGKPDIVNFITQSAVVQGLEGCRGRDWFDCIADRSISFLGLPFMSPEEVICIQSNELVLEAFKLMRDNQIGGLPVIEGAKKKIVGNISIRDIRFLLLRTELFSNFRKLTVNDFMNKIAAATQETGKIARPITCKPDATLGSVIHTLSSQSIHRIYAVNEQEELVGVITLRDVISCFINEPSYHFDDYYGFAANEMLNH encoded by the exons ATGGCGCAAGAACAGGAGTGCAGGCCAAACACCAAAGATTCAAAGTTTGATACCTACTTTGAAACCATCCAATCCAGGAAGAAATTGCCAGAGACATTGCAGGAGTCGCTGACAGATGCATTTGCAAAAATTCCTGTTTCTTCTTTTCCCAAAGTTCCTGGAGGAAAAG TGATTGAAATTTCAGCAGACTCATCAGTTGGCGAAGCCGTGAAGATTCTGTCTGAAAGCAACATATTAGCAGCTCCAGTTAAGGACCCAAATGCAGGAACCAGTTCAGATTGGAGGAACAGGTATCTTGGCATCATTGACTATTCAGCTATCATTCTCTGGGTGTTGGAGAGTGCGGAACTTGCTGCAATTGCCATATCGGCTGGCACAGCAACGGCTGCCGGAGTTGGCGCCGGAACTATTGGCGCTCTGGGAGCACTGGCATTGGGAGTGACAGGTCCTGCTGCGATTGCCGGGCTAACTGCAGCTGCAGTGGGAGCTGCTGTGGCAGGTGGCGTAGCTGCAGATAAAGGAATAGGCAAAGATGCTCCCCTAGCTGCTGCTAATCTGGGGGAGGACTTCTATAAAGTACTACTGGAAGAAGAACCATTCAAGTCAACAACG GTGCGATCAATACTTAAATCATATCGATGGGCACCTTTTGTTCCAGTTGCAACAAATAGCGTTATGTTGACCGTGCTGCTGCTGCTTTCAAAGTATAGGCTGAGGAATGTACCCGTCATAGAACCAGGCAAACCTGACATAGTAAACTTCATTACTCAGTCTGCAGTTGTTCAAGGACTTGAAGGTTGCAGAGGAAGAGATTGGTTTGACTGCATCGCAGATAGGTCTATATCATTTCTCGGACTCCCGTTTATGTCTCCTGAAGAG GTTATTTGCATTCAGAGCAATGAATTGGTTCTTGAAGCTTTCAAGCTTATGAGAGATAATCAAATCGGTGGTCTTCCTGTAATCGAGGGGGCAAAGAAGAAAATTGTTGGCAACATAAGCATAAGAGACATCAGATTCCTGCTGCTGAGGACAGAGCTTTTCTCCAATTTTAG GAAGCTTACTGTGAATGATTTCATGAACAAAATTGCCGCAGCAACCCAAGAAACTGGAAAAATTGCACGGCCCATAACATGCAAGCCTGATGCGACGTTGGGGAGTGTAATCCATACACTTTCTTCTCAGTCTATTCACAGGATTTATGCAGTAAATGAGCAGGAAGAACTGGTTGGAGTCATCACTCTGAGAGATGTAATCTCTTGTTTCATCAATGAACCATCATACCATTTTGACGATTACTATGGCTTTGCAGCTAACGAGATGTTGAATCACTGA
- the LOC130979999 gene encoding SNF1-related protein kinase regulatory subunit gamma-1-like isoform X2 — protein MAQEQECRPNTKDSKFDTYFETIQSRKKLPETLQESLTDAFAKIPVSSFPKVPGGKDSSVGEAVKILSESNILAAPVKDPNAGTSSDWRNRYLGIIDYSAIILWVLESAELAAIAISAGTATAAGVGAGTIGALGALALGVTGPAAIAGLTAAAVGAAVAGGVAADKGIGKDAPLAAANLGEDFYKVLLEEEPFKSTTVRSILKSYRWAPFVPVATNSVMLTVLLLLSKYRLRNVPVIEPGKPDIVNFITQSAVVQGLEGCRGRDWFDCIADRSISFLGLPFMSPEEVICIQSNELVLEAFKLMRDNQIGGLPVIEGAKKKIVGNISIRDIRFLLLRTELFSNFRKLTVNDFMNKIAAATQETGKIARPITCKPDATLGSVIHTLSSQSIHRIYAVNEQEELVGVITLRDVISCFINEPSYHFDDYYGFAANEMLNH, from the exons ATGGCGCAAGAACAGGAGTGCAGGCCAAACACCAAAGATTCAAAGTTTGATACCTACTTTGAAACCATCCAATCCAGGAAGAAATTGCCAGAGACATTGCAGGAGTCGCTGACAGATGCATTTGCAAAAATTCCTGTTTCTTCTTTTCCCAAAGTTCCTGGAGGAAAAG ACTCATCAGTTGGCGAAGCCGTGAAGATTCTGTCTGAAAGCAACATATTAGCAGCTCCAGTTAAGGACCCAAATGCAGGAACCAGTTCAGATTGGAGGAACAGGTATCTTGGCATCATTGACTATTCAGCTATCATTCTCTGGGTGTTGGAGAGTGCGGAACTTGCTGCAATTGCCATATCGGCTGGCACAGCAACGGCTGCCGGAGTTGGCGCCGGAACTATTGGCGCTCTGGGAGCACTGGCATTGGGAGTGACAGGTCCTGCTGCGATTGCCGGGCTAACTGCAGCTGCAGTGGGAGCTGCTGTGGCAGGTGGCGTAGCTGCAGATAAAGGAATAGGCAAAGATGCTCCCCTAGCTGCTGCTAATCTGGGGGAGGACTTCTATAAAGTACTACTGGAAGAAGAACCATTCAAGTCAACAACG GTGCGATCAATACTTAAATCATATCGATGGGCACCTTTTGTTCCAGTTGCAACAAATAGCGTTATGTTGACCGTGCTGCTGCTGCTTTCAAAGTATAGGCTGAGGAATGTACCCGTCATAGAACCAGGCAAACCTGACATAGTAAACTTCATTACTCAGTCTGCAGTTGTTCAAGGACTTGAAGGTTGCAGAGGAAGAGATTGGTTTGACTGCATCGCAGATAGGTCTATATCATTTCTCGGACTCCCGTTTATGTCTCCTGAAGAG GTTATTTGCATTCAGAGCAATGAATTGGTTCTTGAAGCTTTCAAGCTTATGAGAGATAATCAAATCGGTGGTCTTCCTGTAATCGAGGGGGCAAAGAAGAAAATTGTTGGCAACATAAGCATAAGAGACATCAGATTCCTGCTGCTGAGGACAGAGCTTTTCTCCAATTTTAG GAAGCTTACTGTGAATGATTTCATGAACAAAATTGCCGCAGCAACCCAAGAAACTGGAAAAATTGCACGGCCCATAACATGCAAGCCTGATGCGACGTTGGGGAGTGTAATCCATACACTTTCTTCTCAGTCTATTCACAGGATTTATGCAGTAAATGAGCAGGAAGAACTGGTTGGAGTCATCACTCTGAGAGATGTAATCTCTTGTTTCATCAATGAACCATCATACCATTTTGACGATTACTATGGCTTTGCAGCTAACGAGATGTTGAATCACTGA